In a genomic window of Glycine max cultivar Williams 82 chromosome 13, Glycine_max_v4.0, whole genome shotgun sequence:
- the LOC100793957 gene encoding phosphatidylinositol N-acetylglucosaminyltransferase subunit P, with product MESPHSVNSPRRTLSLSKKQRATVSFFDPDDITSGFGLSGDHGPKPSEVYGFVGSITTVVATVIFLVWAYAPESWLQSVGISYYPSRYWALAVPTYVMVTIVLVLGFYIGLNFISTPSPASLNTVFDEFSRDPLSLECSLEEDEKPIEPISDIGIGRINDIMFNNAT from the exons ATGGAAAGTCCCCACTCTGTGAACAGTCCAAGAAGAACCCTCAGCCTATCGAAAAAGCAGAGGGCAACTGTATCCTTTTTTGACCCCGATGACATAACCTCTGGCTTTGGATTGTCTGGCGATCATGGCCCTAAGCCTTCTGAAGTTTATGGTTTTGTAGGTTCTATTACCACTGTTGTTGCTACAG TTATTTTCTTGGTATGGGCATATGCTCCAGAATCATGGCTACAATCTGTTGGCATCTCTTACTATCCTAGCAG ATATTGGGCTCTAGCAGTACCAACTTATGTGATGGTGACCATTGTATTGGTGCTGGGATTCTACATTGGCCTTAACTTCATTTCAACACCTTCCCCTGCATCTTTAAACACTGTTTTCG ATGAATTCAGTAGGGATCCTTTAAGTCTCGAGTGTTctctagaagaagatgagaaaCCCATCGAGCCCATTTCAGATATTGGTATTGGCAGAATCAATGATATCATGTTCAATAATGCAACCTAA